One part of the Arabidopsis thaliana chromosome 4, partial sequence genome encodes these proteins:
- a CDS encoding Ankyrin repeat family protein yields MDSSEAELDRIEAQRSTDASHDQQNRTYLPMNIHGSQDFSQSGGDGVTPLTGDTESVPEFLTNLRLSDLYAIRGEDVRMIPEVFSKISDGNKECLEKLRSRGISVARIKSNTGDSILHLAVTWGHLELVKEIVCECPRLLLEQNSSGQTPLHVAAHSGHTTIVEAFVALVTFSSARLCNEESERMNPYVLKDKDGNTALYYAIEGRYFEMAVCLVNANQDAPFLGNKYGVSSLFVAINTGDVSLVKAILKIIGNKDLKGKKSNLESKLQGQKSLAHVALVTQSIGVLDVILDEYPSLMDERDINGWTCLSLAAHIGYYEGVCNLLERSTKGVYVCDQDGSFPIHTAAEKGHENIVEEFIKRCPGSKHLLNKLGQNVLHIAAKNGKFWISNMLIINKDTEHLGVGQDVDGNTPLHLAVMNWHFKSITWLARSSKILKVRNKNGLRARDIAEREVKPHYIFQERWTLALLLYAIHSRGFESVHSLTKPSVPLDPKNNRDYVNTLLLVAALVATMTFAAGFTIPGGFNSSAPHLGRATLATNPTLFIFLVLDILAMQSSVATIGILIWAQLGDPVLIRSSLHVALPLLLFALLCMPLAFLFGVVTAVGHVKWLVVIICIISVLFFSWAIFVLGPHVMLQRSYVSPKYAGDFLVTFMQYKDIIGLFVSLIKFLFCGCY; encoded by the exons ATGGACAGTTCTGAAGCAGAGCTAGATAGAATTGAGGCACAAAGGTCAACAGATGCGTCTCATGATCAACAGAACAGAACATACTTACCCATGAACATACACGGTTCACAAGACTTCTCTCAAAGCGGAGGAGATGGCGTCACGCCACTTACAGGAGACACCGAATCTGTGCCAGAGTTCCTTACTAACCTTAGATTGTCGGATCTTTACGCTATCCGTGGTGAAGATGTCCGGATGATTCCAGAggtttttagtaaaataagTGATGGGAACAAAGAATGTCTGGAGAAGTTGAGAAGCCGTGGAATTTCAGTGGCACGTATCAAGAGCAATACAGGAGATTCAATTCTTCATCTTGCTGTTACATGGGGTCATCTAGAACTAGTGAAGGAGATTGTCTGTGAATGCCCGCGTCTTCTCTTGGAGCAAAACTCAAGCGGTCAGACACCGCTACATGTGGCGGCTCATAGCGGTCATACCACTATTGTTGAGGCTTTTGTCGCATTGGTAACATTTTCTTCAGCTAGACTGTGTAAtgaagagagtgagagaatGAACCCATATGTTCTCAAGGACAAAGATGGAAATACTGCTCTGTACTACGCGATTGAAGGGCGCTATTTCGAGATGGCTGTATGTCTGGTGAACGCAAACCAGGATGCTCCTTTTCTTGGAAATAAGTATGGAGTATCTTCCTTGTTTGTGGCAATAAATACTGGAGATGTATCTCTTGTGAAAgcaattttgaaaatcatagGCAACAAGGACCTTAAAGGGAAGAAGTCTAACTTGGAGTCAAAGTTACAAGGGCAGAAATCTCTTGCACATGTTGCTTTGGTGACCCAGAGTATAG GTGTCCTTGATGTTATTCTTGATGAATATCCAAGTCTTATGGACGAGCGAGATATAAATGGTTGGACTTGTCTTTCACTCGCAGCACATATAGGGTATTATGAAGGAGTATGCAACCTCTTAGAACGATCAACAAAGGGTGTTTATGTCTGCGACCAAGATGGTTCTTTTCCAATTCATACAGCTGCAGAGAAAGGTCATGAAAATATTGTTGAAGAGTTTATAAAACGATGTCCAGGTTCAAAACACTTACTTAACAAACTTGGTCAGAACGTTCTCCACATTGCAGCAAAAAATGGGAAATTTTGGATTTCGAACATGTTGATAATTAATAAAGATACGGAACATCTGGGTGTTGGGCAAGATGTGGACGGGAATACACCTTTGCATCTTGCCGTCATGAACTGGCACTTTAAATCCATTACTTGGCTTGCTAGGAGTAGCAAGATACTGAAAGTGCGGAACAAAAACGGCTTAAGAGCTAGGGATATTGCCGAGAGAGAGGTGAAACCCCACTACATCTTTCAGGAG AGGTGGACACTGGCGCTCTTATTATACGCTATTCACTCAAGGGGTTTCGAATCTGTACACTCATTAACAAAACCGTCAGTGCCACTAGACCCTAAAAATAACAGAGATTACGTCAACACTCTTCTCCTGGTAGCTGCTCTTGTAGCCACAATGACGTTTGCTGCAGGTTTTACAATACCAGGTGGGTTTAACAGCTCTGCTCCACACTTGGGCAGGGCAACTTTGGCCACTAATCCAActctcttcatttttctgGTACTTGACATCTTGGCCATGCAAAGTTCCGTTGCAACAATAGGTATTCTTATTTGGGCGCAGTTAGGTGATCCAGTGCTCATTCGCTCATCCTTACATGTGGCTTTGCCCTTACTGCTTTTTGCTTTACTCTGCATGCCCTTGGCATTCCTTTTTGGCGTGGTCACTGCAGTTGGGCATGTGAAATGGCTTGTAGTCATCATTTGCATTATAtctgttttattcttttcttggGCGATCTTTGTCCTTGGCCCTCACGTCATGCTACAACGGTCATACGTTTCTCCCAAGTACGCTGGTGACTTTCTCGTGACTTTTATGCAGTATAAAGACATAATTGGGCTTTTTGTGTCTTTgataaagtttcttttttgtggTTGTTATTAA
- a CDS encoding Ankyrin repeat family protein, with amino-acid sequence MDSSEAELDRIEAQRSTDASHDQQNRTYLPMNIHGSQDFSQSGGDGVTPLTGDTESVPEFLTNLRLSDLYAIRGEDVRMIPEVFSKISDGNKECLEKLRSRGISVARIKSNTGDSILHLAVTWGHLELVKEIVCECPRLLLEQNSSGQTPLHVAAHSGHTTIVEAFVALVTFSSARLCNEESERMNPYVLKDKDGNTALYYAIEGRYFEMAVCLVNANQDAPFLGNKYGVSSLFVAINTGDVSLVKAILKIIGNKDLKGKKSNLESKLQGQKSLAHVALVTQSIGVLDVILDEYPSLMDERDINGWTCLSLAAHIGYYEGVCNLLERSTKGVYVCDQDGSFPIHTAAEKGHENIVEEFIKRCPGSKHLLNKLGQNVLHIAAKNGKFWISNMLIINKDTEHLGVGQDVDGNTPLHLAVMNWHFKSITWLARSSKILKVRNKNGLRARDIAEREVKPHYIFQERWTLALLLYAIHSRGFESVHSLTKPSVPLDPKNNRDYVNTLLLVAALVATMTFAAGFTIPVPLQQ; translated from the exons ATGGACAGTTCTGAAGCAGAGCTAGATAGAATTGAGGCACAAAGGTCAACAGATGCGTCTCATGATCAACAGAACAGAACATACTTACCCATGAACATACACGGTTCACAAGACTTCTCTCAAAGCGGAGGAGATGGCGTCACGCCACTTACAGGAGACACCGAATCTGTGCCAGAGTTCCTTACTAACCTTAGATTGTCGGATCTTTACGCTATCCGTGGTGAAGATGTCCGGATGATTCCAGAggtttttagtaaaataagTGATGGGAACAAAGAATGTCTGGAGAAGTTGAGAAGCCGTGGAATTTCAGTGGCACGTATCAAGAGCAATACAGGAGATTCAATTCTTCATCTTGCTGTTACATGGGGTCATCTAGAACTAGTGAAGGAGATTGTCTGTGAATGCCCGCGTCTTCTCTTGGAGCAAAACTCAAGCGGTCAGACACCGCTACATGTGGCGGCTCATAGCGGTCATACCACTATTGTTGAGGCTTTTGTCGCATTGGTAACATTTTCTTCAGCTAGACTGTGTAAtgaagagagtgagagaatGAACCCATATGTTCTCAAGGACAAAGATGGAAATACTGCTCTGTACTACGCGATTGAAGGGCGCTATTTCGAGATGGCTGTATGTCTGGTGAACGCAAACCAGGATGCTCCTTTTCTTGGAAATAAGTATGGAGTATCTTCCTTGTTTGTGGCAATAAATACTGGAGATGTATCTCTTGTGAAAgcaattttgaaaatcatagGCAACAAGGACCTTAAAGGGAAGAAGTCTAACTTGGAGTCAAAGTTACAAGGGCAGAAATCTCTTGCACATGTTGCTTTGGTGACCCAGAGTATAG GTGTCCTTGATGTTATTCTTGATGAATATCCAAGTCTTATGGACGAGCGAGATATAAATGGTTGGACTTGTCTTTCACTCGCAGCACATATAGGGTATTATGAAGGAGTATGCAACCTCTTAGAACGATCAACAAAGGGTGTTTATGTCTGCGACCAAGATGGTTCTTTTCCAATTCATACAGCTGCAGAGAAAGGTCATGAAAATATTGTTGAAGAGTTTATAAAACGATGTCCAGGTTCAAAACACTTACTTAACAAACTTGGTCAGAACGTTCTCCACATTGCAGCAAAAAATGGGAAATTTTGGATTTCGAACATGTTGATAATTAATAAAGATACGGAACATCTGGGTGTTGGGCAAGATGTGGACGGGAATACACCTTTGCATCTTGCCGTCATGAACTGGCACTTTAAATCCATTACTTGGCTTGCTAGGAGTAGCAAGATACTGAAAGTGCGGAACAAAAACGGCTTAAGAGCTAGGGATATTGCCGAGAGAGAGGTGAAACCCCACTACATCTTTCAGGAG AGGTGGACACTGGCGCTCTTATTATACGCTATTCACTCAAGGGGTTTCGAATCTGTACACTCATTAACAAAACCGTCAGTGCCACTAGACCCTAAAAATAACAGAGATTACGTCAACACTCTTCTCCTGGTAGCTGCTCTTGTAGCCACAATGACGTTTGCTGCAGGTTTTACAATACCAG TTCCGTTGCAACAATAG
- a CDS encoding histone acetyltransferase subunit NuA4-domain protein — MSLGQKSSTDPGAMLTSLLNKREKLRQELRSIEKQVYELETSYLQESSHIGNALKGFEGFLSSSKSTASAKRSRKFQPEDRVFSLSSVTSPAVCFRQFLSPSFICKDVFCFVVLVCNRINCRKNIWFPF, encoded by the exons ATGTCGTTAGGGCAAAAGAGTTCGACGGATCCTGGTGCGATGCTCACTTCTCTTCTGAACAAGCGAGAGAAGCTTCGCCAAGAGTTACGAAGCATCGAGAAACAG GTTTATGAATTGGAGACAAGCTATCTTCAAGAATCGAGTCATATTGGAAATGCTTTGAAAGGCTTTGAAGGGTTTTTGTCTTCCTCCAAGAGTACTGCTAG TGCTAAAAGGTCAAGGAAGTTTCAGCCTGAAGACAGAGTCTTCTCATTGTCCTCAGTTACATCACCAGCTGTATGTTTTAGACAATTTTTATCACCTTCTTTCATATGCAAAgacgttttttgttttgttgtgttggTTTGCAATAGAATCAACTGCCGAAAGAACATATGGTTCCCTTTCTAG
- a CDS encoding Ankyrin repeat family protein has protein sequence MDELFVSISSTFSKTSCITDLLLPLELDRIEAQRSTDASHDQQNRTYLPMNIHGSQDFSQSGGDGVTPLTGDTESVPEFLTNLRLSDLYAIRGEDVRMIPEVFSKISDGNKECLEKLRSRGISVARIKSNTGDSILHLAVTWGHLELVKEIVCECPRLLLEQNSSGQTPLHVAAHSGHTTIVEAFVALVTFSSARLCNEESERMNPYVLKDKDGNTALYYAIEGRYFEMAVCLVNANQDAPFLGNKYGVSSLFVAINTGDVSLVKAILKIIGNKDLKGKKSNLESKLQGQKSLAHVALVTQSIGVLDVILDEYPSLMDERDINGWTCLSLAAHIGYYEGVCNLLERSTKGVYVCDQDGSFPIHTAAEKGHENIVEEFIKRCPGSKHLLNKLGQNVLHIAAKNGKFWISNMLIINKDTEHLGVGQDVDGNTPLHLAVMNWHFKSITWLARSSKILKVRNKNGLRARDIAEREVKPHYIFQERWTLALLLYAIHSRGFESVHSLTKPSVPLDPKNNRDYVNTLLLVAALVATMTFAAGFTIPGGFNSSAPHLGRATLATNPTLFIFLVLDILAMQSSVATIGILIWAQLGDPVLIRSSLHVALPLLLFALLCMPLAFLFGVVTAVGHVKWLVVIICIISVLFFSWAIFVLGPHVMLQRSYVSPKYAGDFLVTFMQYKDIIGLFVSLIKFLFCGCY, from the exons atgGACGAACTTTTTGTCTCAATCTCGTCAACCTTTAGCAAAACCTCTTGCATTactgatcttcttcttccacttg AGCTAGATAGAATTGAGGCACAAAGGTCAACAGATGCGTCTCATGATCAACAGAACAGAACATACTTACCCATGAACATACACGGTTCACAAGACTTCTCTCAAAGCGGAGGAGATGGCGTCACGCCACTTACAGGAGACACCGAATCTGTGCCAGAGTTCCTTACTAACCTTAGATTGTCGGATCTTTACGCTATCCGTGGTGAAGATGTCCGGATGATTCCAGAggtttttagtaaaataagTGATGGGAACAAAGAATGTCTGGAGAAGTTGAGAAGCCGTGGAATTTCAGTGGCACGTATCAAGAGCAATACAGGAGATTCAATTCTTCATCTTGCTGTTACATGGGGTCATCTAGAACTAGTGAAGGAGATTGTCTGTGAATGCCCGCGTCTTCTCTTGGAGCAAAACTCAAGCGGTCAGACACCGCTACATGTGGCGGCTCATAGCGGTCATACCACTATTGTTGAGGCTTTTGTCGCATTGGTAACATTTTCTTCAGCTAGACTGTGTAAtgaagagagtgagagaatGAACCCATATGTTCTCAAGGACAAAGATGGAAATACTGCTCTGTACTACGCGATTGAAGGGCGCTATTTCGAGATGGCTGTATGTCTGGTGAACGCAAACCAGGATGCTCCTTTTCTTGGAAATAAGTATGGAGTATCTTCCTTGTTTGTGGCAATAAATACTGGAGATGTATCTCTTGTGAAAgcaattttgaaaatcatagGCAACAAGGACCTTAAAGGGAAGAAGTCTAACTTGGAGTCAAAGTTACAAGGGCAGAAATCTCTTGCACATGTTGCTTTGGTGACCCAGAGTATAG GTGTCCTTGATGTTATTCTTGATGAATATCCAAGTCTTATGGACGAGCGAGATATAAATGGTTGGACTTGTCTTTCACTCGCAGCACATATAGGGTATTATGAAGGAGTATGCAACCTCTTAGAACGATCAACAAAGGGTGTTTATGTCTGCGACCAAGATGGTTCTTTTCCAATTCATACAGCTGCAGAGAAAGGTCATGAAAATATTGTTGAAGAGTTTATAAAACGATGTCCAGGTTCAAAACACTTACTTAACAAACTTGGTCAGAACGTTCTCCACATTGCAGCAAAAAATGGGAAATTTTGGATTTCGAACATGTTGATAATTAATAAAGATACGGAACATCTGGGTGTTGGGCAAGATGTGGACGGGAATACACCTTTGCATCTTGCCGTCATGAACTGGCACTTTAAATCCATTACTTGGCTTGCTAGGAGTAGCAAGATACTGAAAGTGCGGAACAAAAACGGCTTAAGAGCTAGGGATATTGCCGAGAGAGAGGTGAAACCCCACTACATCTTTCAGGAG AGGTGGACACTGGCGCTCTTATTATACGCTATTCACTCAAGGGGTTTCGAATCTGTACACTCATTAACAAAACCGTCAGTGCCACTAGACCCTAAAAATAACAGAGATTACGTCAACACTCTTCTCCTGGTAGCTGCTCTTGTAGCCACAATGACGTTTGCTGCAGGTTTTACAATACCAGGTGGGTTTAACAGCTCTGCTCCACACTTGGGCAGGGCAACTTTGGCCACTAATCCAActctcttcatttttctgGTACTTGACATCTTGGCCATGCAAAGTTCCGTTGCAACAATAGGTATTCTTATTTGGGCGCAGTTAGGTGATCCAGTGCTCATTCGCTCATCCTTACATGTGGCTTTGCCCTTACTGCTTTTTGCTTTACTCTGCATGCCCTTGGCATTCCTTTTTGGCGTGGTCACTGCAGTTGGGCATGTGAAATGGCTTGTAGTCATCATTTGCATTATAtctgttttattcttttcttggGCGATCTTTGTCCTTGGCCCTCACGTCATGCTACAACGGTCATACGTTTCTCCCAAGTACGCTGGTGACTTTCTCGTGACTTTTATGCAGTATAAAGACATAATTGGGCTTTTTGTGTCTTTgataaagtttcttttttgtggTTGTTATTAA
- a CDS encoding histone acetyltransferase subunit NuA4-domain protein (FUNCTIONS IN: molecular_function unknown; INVOLVED IN: biological_process unknown; LOCATED IN: vacuole; EXPRESSED IN: 24 plant structures; EXPRESSED DURING: 15 growth stages; CONTAINS InterPro DOMAIN/s: Histone H4 acetyltransferase, NuA4 complex, Eaf6 (InterPro:IPR015418); Has 35333 Blast hits to 34131 proteins in 2444 species: Archae - 798; Bacteria - 22429; Metazoa - 974; Fungi - 991; Plants - 531; Viruses - 0; Other Eukaryotes - 9610 (source: NCBI BLink).), with amino-acid sequence MSLGQKSSTDPGAMLTSLLNKREKLRQELRSIEKQVYELETSYLQESSHIGNALKGFEGFLSSSKSTASAKRSRKFQPEDRVFSLSSVTSPAAEELGVGREDGRAELGPGRSKGGLSTQLVSRPSLLYLGKAEERERTINNSKRGKEKQTIYRTRL; translated from the exons ATGTCGTTAGGGCAAAAGAGTTCGACGGATCCTGGTGCGATGCTCACTTCTCTTCTGAACAAGCGAGAGAAGCTTCGCCAAGAGTTACGAAGCATCGAGAAACAG GTTTATGAATTGGAGACAAGCTATCTTCAAGAATCGAGTCATATTGGAAATGCTTTGAAAGGCTTTGAAGGGTTTTTGTCTTCCTCCAAGAGTACTGCTAG TGCTAAAAGGTCAAGGAAGTTTCAGCCTGAAGACAGAGTCTTCTCATTGTCCTCAGTTACATCACCAGCT GCTGAAGAACTTGGTGTTGGAAGAGAAG ATGGACGAGCTGAATTAGGGCCAGGGCGATCCAAGGGTGGTTTGTCGACACAGTTAGTTTCCCGACCTAGCTTACTTTACCTC GGGAAAGCCGAAGAAAGGGAGAGGACAATCAATAATAGCAAGAGAGGCAAAGAGAAGCAGACCATCTACAGAACCAGAttatga
- a CDS encoding histone acetyltransferase subunit NuA4-domain protein (FUNCTIONS IN: molecular_function unknown; INVOLVED IN: biological_process unknown; LOCATED IN: vacuole; EXPRESSED IN: 24 plant structures; EXPRESSED DURING: 15 growth stages; CONTAINS InterPro DOMAIN/s: Histone H4 acetyltransferase, NuA4 complex, Eaf6 (InterPro:IPR015418); Has 30201 Blast hits to 17322 proteins in 780 species: Archae - 12; Bacteria - 1396; Metazoa - 17338; Fungi - 3422; Plants - 5037; Viruses - 0; Other Eukaryotes - 2996 (source: NCBI BLink).) has protein sequence MSLGQKSSTDPGAMLTSLLNKREKLRQELRSIEKQVYELETSYLQESSHIGNALKGFEGFLSSSKSTASAKRSRKFQPEDRVFSLSSVTSPAAEELGVGREDGRAELGPGRSKGGLSTQGKPKKGRGQSIIAREAKRSRPSTEPDYEDEDDPDMNMYGHGSLI, from the exons ATGTCGTTAGGGCAAAAGAGTTCGACGGATCCTGGTGCGATGCTCACTTCTCTTCTGAACAAGCGAGAGAAGCTTCGCCAAGAGTTACGAAGCATCGAGAAACAG GTTTATGAATTGGAGACAAGCTATCTTCAAGAATCGAGTCATATTGGAAATGCTTTGAAAGGCTTTGAAGGGTTTTTGTCTTCCTCCAAGAGTACTGCTAG TGCTAAAAGGTCAAGGAAGTTTCAGCCTGAAGACAGAGTCTTCTCATTGTCCTCAGTTACATCACCAGCT GCTGAAGAACTTGGTGTTGGAAGAGAAG ATGGACGAGCTGAATTAGGGCCAGGGCGATCCAAGGGTGGTTTGTCGACACA GGGAAAGCCGAAGAAAGGGAGAGGACAATCAATAATAGCAAGAGAGGCAAAGAGAAGCAGACCATCTACAGAACCAGAttatgaagatgaagatgatccTGATATGAATATGTATGGCCATGGTTCACTCATCTAA
- a CDS encoding Ankyrin repeat family protein (Ankyrin repeat family protein; FUNCTIONS IN: molecular_function unknown; INVOLVED IN: biological_process unknown; LOCATED IN: cellular_component unknown; EXPRESSED IN: 19 plant structures; EXPRESSED DURING: 8 growth stages; CONTAINS InterPro DOMAIN/s: Ankyrin repeat-containing domain (InterPro:IPR020683), Ankyrin repeat (InterPro:IPR002110); BEST Arabidopsis thaliana protein match is: ankyrin repeat family protein (TAIR:AT4G14400.1); Has 23458 Blast hits to 11336 proteins in 519 species: Archae - 46; Bacteria - 1569; Metazoa - 13305; Fungi - 1747; Plants - 2323; Viruses - 62; Other Eukaryotes - 4406 (source: NCBI BLink).), whose amino-acid sequence MDELFVSISSTFSKTSCITDLLLPLELDRIEAQRSTDASHDQQNRTYLPMNIHGSQDFSQSGGDGVTPLTGDTESVPEFLTNLRLSDLYAIRGEDVRMIPEVFSKISDGNKECLEKLRSRGISVARIKSNTGDSILHLAVTWGHLELVKEIVCECPRLLLEQNSSGQTPLHVAAHSGHTTIVEAFVALVTFSSARLCNEESERMNPYVLKDKDGNTALYYAIEGRYFEMAVCLVNANQDAPFLGNKYGVSSLFVAINTGDVSLVKAILKIIGNKDLKGKKSNLESKLQGQKSLAHVALVTQSIAGVLDVILDEYPSLMDERDINGWTCLSLAAHIGYYEGVCNLLERSTKGVYVCDQDGSFPIHTAAEKGHENIVEEFIKRCPGSKHLLNKLGQNVLHIAAKNGKFWISNMLIINKDTEHLGVGQDVDGNTPLHLAVMNWHFKSITWLARSSKILKVRNKNGLRARDIAEREVKPHYIFQERWTLALLLYAIHSRGFESVHSLTKPSVPLDPKNNRDYVNTLLLVAALVATMTFAAGFTIPGGFNSSAPHLGRATLATNPTLFIFLVLDILAMQSSVATIGILIWAQLGDPVLIRSSLHVALPLLLFALLCMPLAFLFGVVTAVGHVKWLVVIICIISVLFFSWAIFVLGPHVMLQRSYVSPKYAGDFLVTFMQYKDIIGLFVSLIKFLFCGCY is encoded by the exons atgGACGAACTTTTTGTCTCAATCTCGTCAACCTTTAGCAAAACCTCTTGCATTactgatcttcttcttccacttg AGCTAGATAGAATTGAGGCACAAAGGTCAACAGATGCGTCTCATGATCAACAGAACAGAACATACTTACCCATGAACATACACGGTTCACAAGACTTCTCTCAAAGCGGAGGAGATGGCGTCACGCCACTTACAGGAGACACCGAATCTGTGCCAGAGTTCCTTACTAACCTTAGATTGTCGGATCTTTACGCTATCCGTGGTGAAGATGTCCGGATGATTCCAGAggtttttagtaaaataagTGATGGGAACAAAGAATGTCTGGAGAAGTTGAGAAGCCGTGGAATTTCAGTGGCACGTATCAAGAGCAATACAGGAGATTCAATTCTTCATCTTGCTGTTACATGGGGTCATCTAGAACTAGTGAAGGAGATTGTCTGTGAATGCCCGCGTCTTCTCTTGGAGCAAAACTCAAGCGGTCAGACACCGCTACATGTGGCGGCTCATAGCGGTCATACCACTATTGTTGAGGCTTTTGTCGCATTGGTAACATTTTCTTCAGCTAGACTGTGTAAtgaagagagtgagagaatGAACCCATATGTTCTCAAGGACAAAGATGGAAATACTGCTCTGTACTACGCGATTGAAGGGCGCTATTTCGAGATGGCTGTATGTCTGGTGAACGCAAACCAGGATGCTCCTTTTCTTGGAAATAAGTATGGAGTATCTTCCTTGTTTGTGGCAATAAATACTGGAGATGTATCTCTTGTGAAAgcaattttgaaaatcatagGCAACAAGGACCTTAAAGGGAAGAAGTCTAACTTGGAGTCAAAGTTACAAGGGCAGAAATCTCTTGCACATGTTGCTTTGGTGACCCAGAGTATAG CAGGTGTCCTTGATGTTATTCTTGATGAATATCCAAGTCTTATGGACGAGCGAGATATAAATGGTTGGACTTGTCTTTCACTCGCAGCACATATAGGGTATTATGAAGGAGTATGCAACCTCTTAGAACGATCAACAAAGGGTGTTTATGTCTGCGACCAAGATGGTTCTTTTCCAATTCATACAGCTGCAGAGAAAGGTCATGAAAATATTGTTGAAGAGTTTATAAAACGATGTCCAGGTTCAAAACACTTACTTAACAAACTTGGTCAGAACGTTCTCCACATTGCAGCAAAAAATGGGAAATTTTGGATTTCGAACATGTTGATAATTAATAAAGATACGGAACATCTGGGTGTTGGGCAAGATGTGGACGGGAATACACCTTTGCATCTTGCCGTCATGAACTGGCACTTTAAATCCATTACTTGGCTTGCTAGGAGTAGCAAGATACTGAAAGTGCGGAACAAAAACGGCTTAAGAGCTAGGGATATTGCCGAGAGAGAGGTGAAACCCCACTACATCTTTCAGGAG AGGTGGACACTGGCGCTCTTATTATACGCTATTCACTCAAGGGGTTTCGAATCTGTACACTCATTAACAAAACCGTCAGTGCCACTAGACCCTAAAAATAACAGAGATTACGTCAACACTCTTCTCCTGGTAGCTGCTCTTGTAGCCACAATGACGTTTGCTGCAGGTTTTACAATACCAGGTGGGTTTAACAGCTCTGCTCCACACTTGGGCAGGGCAACTTTGGCCACTAATCCAActctcttcatttttctgGTACTTGACATCTTGGCCATGCAAAGTTCCGTTGCAACAATAGGTATTCTTATTTGGGCGCAGTTAGGTGATCCAGTGCTCATTCGCTCATCCTTACATGTGGCTTTGCCCTTACTGCTTTTTGCTTTACTCTGCATGCCCTTGGCATTCCTTTTTGGCGTGGTCACTGCAGTTGGGCATGTGAAATGGCTTGTAGTCATCATTTGCATTATAtctgttttattcttttcttggGCGATCTTTGTCCTTGGCCCTCACGTCATGCTACAACGGTCATACGTTTCTCCCAAGTACGCTGGTGACTTTCTCGTGACTTTTATGCAGTATAAAGACATAATTGGGCTTTTTGTGTCTTTgataaagtttcttttttgtggTTGTTATTAA
- a CDS encoding histone acetyltransferase subunit NuA4-domain protein: MSLGQKSSTDPGAMLTSLLNKREKLRQELRSIEKQVYELETSYLQESSHIGNALKGFEGFLSSSKSTASAKRSRKFQPEDRVFSLSSVTSPAAEELGVGREGKPCSKQLH, from the exons ATGTCGTTAGGGCAAAAGAGTTCGACGGATCCTGGTGCGATGCTCACTTCTCTTCTGAACAAGCGAGAGAAGCTTCGCCAAGAGTTACGAAGCATCGAGAAACAG GTTTATGAATTGGAGACAAGCTATCTTCAAGAATCGAGTCATATTGGAAATGCTTTGAAAGGCTTTGAAGGGTTTTTGTCTTCCTCCAAGAGTACTGCTAG TGCTAAAAGGTCAAGGAAGTTTCAGCCTGAAGACAGAGTCTTCTCATTGTCCTCAGTTACATCACCAGCT GCTGAAGAACTTGGTGTTGGAAGAGAAGGTAAGCCCTGCAGCAAACAACTACACTGA